From a single Brassica rapa cultivar Chiifu-401-42 chromosome A01, CAAS_Brap_v3.01, whole genome shotgun sequence genomic region:
- the LOC103870887 gene encoding senescence/dehydration-associated protein At4g35985, chloroplastic → MSLCLCLFSSLRKKSTLMQVSNKALKKINLQSSHIRNLRKENTMRCFRSNTPRTKPPPPSYGHQGTIHHQTVREEVLLQIQGCRAHLIDGSEAVELAAGDFELVQVSENGVALGMVVRIGNDLQWPVIKDEPVVKLDARDYLFTLPVKDGDPLSYGVTFFPRDPNDVVFVNSLELLDDFLRENSCFSSSSSSSSRVNNGIDWKEFAPRIEDYNNVVAKAIAGGTGHIIRGMFKCSNAYTNQVNKGGETMITKAEKKSGASSKRNATTNKNQINKNLQRVRKLSRATEKLSKTMLNGVGVVSGSVMAPIVKSKPGKAFFSMVPGEVLLASVDALNKILDAAEAAERQTFSATSKATTRMVSERLGESAGEATRDVLDTVGHAAGTAWNVLKIRKALYPSSSLTSAILKNASRK, encoded by the exons atgtctctttgtctttgtcttttTAGTTCACTCAGAAAAAAAAGCACTTTAATGCAAGTTTCCAATAAGGCtttgaaaaaaatcaatctTCAATCCTCACATATCAGAAACCTCAGAAAAGAAAACACAATGAGATGTTTCAGATCAAATACTCCAAGAACTAAACCACCACCACCTTCGTACGGACATCAAGGCACCATTCATCACCAAACCGTAAGAGAAGAAGTGCTACTACAGATTCAGGGATGCAGAGCCCATCTCATCGACGGATCCGAAGCGGTGGAGCTCGCCGCCGGAGACTTCGAGCTTGTACAGGTCTCAGAAAATGGCGTAGCTCTAGGTATGGTCGTGAGGATCGGAAACGACCTACAGTGGCCGGTGATTAAAGACGAGCCAGTGGTGAAACTCGACGCTCGTGACTACCTCTTCACGCTTCCGGTGAAAGACGGAGACCCACTCAGCTACGGCGTCACATTCTTCCCTCGAGACCCAAACGACGTTGTTTTCGTGAACAGCCTCGAGTTGCTAGACGACTTCTTGAGAGAGAACTCGTGTttctcttcttcgtcttcttcttcttcgcgtGTTAACAATGGAATCGATTGGAAAGAGTTTGCGCCTAGGATTGAAGATTATAACAATGTCGTGGCTAAAGCCATTGCTGGAGGGACAGGGCATATCATTAGAGGGATGTTCAAATGCAGTAATGCTTACACTAATCAG GTTAACAAAGGAGGTGAAACTATGATTACGAAGGCTGAGAAGAAGAGTGGTGCGTCGTCGAAAAGAAATGCGACCACGAACAAGAACCAAATCAACAAGAATCTTCAACG AGTGAGGAAACTTTCCAGAGCTACTGAGAAACTGAGCAAGACTATGTTGAATGGTGTGGGAGTGGTGAGTGGTTCGGTGATGGCTCCTATTGTGAAGTCAAAGCCAGGAAAAGCTTTTTTCTCAATGGTTCCAGGGGAAGTTCTCCTGGCTTCAGTTGATGCTCTTA ATAAAATACTAGATGCTGCTGAAGCTGCAGAGAGACAAACTTTTTCTGCTACATCCAAAGCTACAACTAGAATGGTTAGCGAGAG GTTGGGTGAGAGCGCTGGGGAAGCCACGAGAGATGTGCTAGACACGGTTGGCCACGCAGCCGGTACTGCTTGGAATGTGCTCAAAATCCGCAAAGCTTTATATCCTTCCTCTTCACTCACATCCGCCATCCTAAAAAACGCTTCACGAAAGTGA
- the LOC103871196 gene encoding bifunctional dethiobiotin synthetase/7,8-diamino-pelargonic acid aminotransferase, mitochondrial, translating to MARYRHLVFHILEFLQKHQLYPDEQILKFKIELLNKTNKSLHHTEDAPQDIIIYGGRAAPLVTFLLNPNVVQELRGDKQYNLQMLKERYQVVILLVQTRLNVGITQHKLVPEETVTVIDSRCGEKISVYKGSGNDSITQQFDACASWWTQGPDPAFQAELAREMAYTAARFGHVMFPENVYEPALKCAELLIDGVGKGWASRVYFSDNGSTAIKIALKMAFRKFCVDHETLLEFSEGRDEKKHIVVKVLALRGSYHGDTLGAMEAQAPSPYTGFLQQPWYTGKGLFLDPPTGILFNGAWNLSLPEFFAEIAPEEYGTFSTRDEIFDKSRDTSTLATTYLAYVSKQLQEYSGNTQSAHVGALIIEPVIHGAGGMHMVDPLFQRVLVNECRNRKIPVIFDEVFTGFWRLGVETPVELLGCKPDIACYAKLMTGGMIPLAVTLATDALFDSFSGDPKLQALLHGHSYSAHAMGCATAAKAIELFKDPETNHNIIPQGGILRELWDEELVQQISCHSAVQKVVVIGTLFALELKVDASNSRYASLYAKSLLQMLREDGIFMRPLGNVVYLMCGPCTSPEICRELLSKLYIRFGEFNRA from the exons ATGGCCAGGTACAGACACCTGGTCTTTCATATACTCGAGTTCCTTCAAAAGCATCAGCTTTACCCTGATGAGCAGATCCTCAAGTTCAAGATCGAGCTTCTGAACAAGACCAACAAAAGTCTCCACCACACAGAAGACGCTCCCCAAGATATAATAAT ATATGGAGGAAGGGCTGCACCGCTCGTGACGTTCCTTTTGAACCCTAATGTTGTCCAGGAGCTAAGAGGTGATAAGCAATACAATCTCCAGATGCTGAAAGAACGTTACCAGGTTGTGATTTT aTTGGTCCAGACCAGATTGAATGTGGGAATTACTCAGCATAAACTTGTGCCTGAAGAAACTGTGACGGTTATTGACTCCCGCTGTGGTGAAAAAATTTCAGTTTACAAG GGTTCTGGTAACGATTCTATTACCCAGCAGTTTGATGCTTGTGCTAGCTGGTGGACACAGGGGCCAGATCCTGCTTTCCAG GCTGAGCTAGCTAGAGAAATGGCTTACACTGCTGCTAGGTTCGGGCATGTTATGTTCCCTGAGAATGTATATGAACCTGCCTTGAAATGTGCTGAGCTCTTGATAGATGGAGTGGGAAAAG GCTGGGCTTCTCGAGTGTACTTCTCAGATAATGGATCCACAGCTATCAAAATTGCCCTGAAGATGGCGTTTCGTAAGTTTTGTGTTGATCATGAGACCCTATTGGAATTTTCTGAGGGTAGAGATGAGAAAAAACATATTGTGGTTAAG GTCCTAGCTCTTAGGGGGTCTTACCATGGGGATACTTTAGGAGCAATGGAAGCACAAGCACCATCACCTTACACAGGCTTCCTCCAGCAGCCGTG GTATACTGGAAAAGGTCTGTTTCTGGATCCTCCTACTGGTATCCTCTTCAATGGAGCTTGGAATCTCTCTCTCCCTGAATTTTTTGCTGAAATAGCCCCAGAAGAATATGGAA CCTTCAGCACTCGTGATGAGATTTTCGACAAGAGTAGAGACACATCAACTCTTGCAACAACCTATTTGGCCTATGTATCAAAACAGCTACAAGAGTATTCTGGAAATACACAATCCGCCCATGTTGGAGCACTGATAATAGAACCAG TGATCCATGGTGCTGGGGGAATGCACATGGTTGATCCTCTCTTCCAACGAGTTCTGGTCAACGAGTGCAGGAACAGAAAAATTCCAGTAATTTTCGATGAAGTGTTCACAGGTTTCTGGCGTCTTGGAGTAGag ACTCCTGTCGAACTTCTCGGTTGCAAACCGGACATAGCTTGCTACGCCAAACTGATGACTGGTGGAATGATTCCTTTGGCTGTAACTCTTGCCACAGATgctttgtttgattcattttctgGAGATCCAAAG CTTCAAGCACTGCTTCATGGTCACTCATACTCAGCTCATGCTATGGGATGCGCAACAGCCGCCAAAGCCATCGAATTGTTCAAAGATCCAGAGACTAACCATAACATCATCCCACAAGGAGGAATCTTAAGAGAG CTGTGGGATGAAGAACTGGTGCAGCAAATATCATGTCACAGTGCGGTTCAAAAGGTGGTTGTAATAGGAACCCTTTTCGCTCTAGAACTTAAAGTAGATGCTTCCAACTCCAG GTATGCTTCGTTGTACGCAAAGTCTCTTTTACAGATGCTCAGGGAAGATGGAATCTTCATGCGGCCTCTAGGAAACGTCGTGTACCTCATGTGTGGCCCTTGCACGTCTCCTGAAATTTGCCGGGAGTTGCTGTCTAAGCTCTACATAAGGTTTGGAGAATTTAATAGGGCATAG
- the LOC103870867 gene encoding UDP-glycosyltransferase 84A3, giving the protein MEPSLEHVMLVSFPGQGHINPLLRLGKLIASKGLLVTFVTTEQPWGEKMRQANKIQDGVLKPVGLGFLRFEFFNDGLADDDEKRTNFQAFRPHLELVGKREIKNLIRRYEQEEKQPVRCLINNAFVPWVCDVADELHIPSAVLWVQSCACLTAYYYYHHRLVKFPTKTEPEINVEIPSLPLLKHGEIPSFLHPSSPFAAYGEVILDQLKRLVSHKPLFVFIDTFQELEKEIVDHMSNLCPQVKFSPLGPLFKMAQTISSDVKGDISAPASDCMEWLDSREPSSVVYISFGTIVHLKQEQFEEIAHGVLSSGLSFLWVVRPPMEGSSVKPYVLPRELEEKGKIVEWCSQERVLAHPAVACFLSHCGWNSTMEALSSGVPMVCFPMWGDQVTDAVYLVDVFKTGVRLGRGAAEEKIVPREVVSEKLLEATVGKKAVEIRESARRWKEEAEAAVAYGGSSDRNFQEFVDELVTKSMVARKDNGEYS; this is encoded by the coding sequence TGGAACCGTCTCTTGAGCATGTGATGCTCGTATCTTTCCCAGGCCAAGGGCACATAAACCCTCTACTTCGTCTCGGAAAGCTCATAGCTTCGAAAGGCCTACTTGTCACCTTTGTCACCACAGAGCAGCCATGGGGAGAGAAGATGCGTCAAGCCAACAAGATTCAAGACGGCGTGCTCAAACCGGTCGGTTTAGGTTTCCTCCGGTTCGAGTTCTTCAACGATGGGTTAGCCGACGATGACGAAAAAAGAACCAATTTCCAAGCCTTCCGACCACACCTTGAACTTGTCGGAAAACGGGAGATCAAGAACCTCATCAGGAGATACGAGCAAGAGGAAAAGCAACCTGTGAGGTGTCTTATAAACAACGCTTTTGTGCCGTGGGTGTGTGACGTGGCTGATGAGCTTCATATCCCTTCGGCTGTTCTATGGGTCCAGTCTTGCGCTTGTCTCACCGCTTATTATTATTACCACCACCGGCTAGTTAAGTTCCCGACCAAAACTGAGCCGGAGATTAACGTTGAAATCCCAAGCTTACCTTTGTTGAAGCATGGCGAGATCCCAAGCTTCCTTCACCCTTCATCTCCCTTTGCAGCTTATGGAGAAGTCATTTTAGACCAGCTCAAGCGACTTGTAAGCCACAAGCCTCTCTTTGTTTTCATAGACACTTTTCAAGAACTCGAAAAAGAGATCGTCGACCACATGTCTAACCTCTGTCCTCAAGTCAAGTTTAGCCCTCTCGGTCCTCTCTTCAAGATGGCTCAAACTATAAGCTCTGACGTTAAGGGAGACATCTCCGCGCCAGCGAGTGACTGCATGGAGTGGCTCGACTCGAGAGAACCATCCTCAGTCGTTTATATCTCCTTTGGCACTATAGTCCACTTGAAGCAAGAGCAGTTCGAGGAGATCGCTCATGGTGTTTTGAGCTCTGGTTTGTCCTTCTTATGGGTGGTCCGGCCTCCTATGGAAGGTTCAAGTGTGAAACCATATGTATTGCCTCGTGAGCTTGAAGAGAAAGGGAAAATCGTTGAATGGTGTTCACAAGAGAGAGTGTTGGCTCATCCTGCGGTTGCTTGCTTCTTAAGTCACTGCGGATGGAACTCGACAATGGAGGCTTTGTCTTCGGGAGTTCCCATGGTCTGTTTTCCGATGTGGGGAGATCAGGTGACTGATGCTGTGTACTTGGTTGATGTTTTCAAGACAGGAGTGAGACTTGGCCGCGGAGCGGCTGAGGAGAAGATTGTTCCGAGGGAGGTTGTGTCGGAGAAGTTGCTTGAGGCCACCGTTGGGAAAAAGGCGGTGGAGATTAGAGAAAGCGCACGGAGGTGGAAGGAAGAAGCGGAGGCAGCCGTGGCGTACGGTGGATCATCGGATAGGAACTTTCAAGAGTTTGTGGACGAGTTGGTTACGAAATCTATGGTGGCGAGAAAAGACAACGGAGAATACTCATGA
- the LOC103871206 gene encoding pentatricopeptide repeat-containing protein At1g62670, mitochondrial yields MNVGAKPSHRSLSSLSSLFKSRIQKNVHRNTVLIQSELEVEVRRECKTGQLKLEKALLYFEKLVETRPMPLVETFNHLLASVMKLREASEVISMYKRMKHHGVDSGPYTSNILINAFRHLGKIDYAFCVLSDFMKRGLEPDLVTVDSLVCGLCSQGRVIDAVKVFDEMSERGVKSDVTLYGTIIGKLCGAGETGMAVGLHRRMIAAGYEGNAVTYGFIISSFVKNKSIDEAMAVFGEMKVNGVSPNVLSFGMIIHGLSSLGRLKEARGCFDEMIAQGISPGLVVYNSLIYGLCKEGMWDDVAEMINEMVSRGIPPDVCTYNTLISRLCKDNKLSEAIDVYGSMIDKGPEPNLQTYNSLLDGLFTGCRLIDATKLFESMRHEEIELNVVTYNIMISGYCKYGKLEEAFELIREMNCKGLKADSYTCMSLIRFVNKAGDSEVAKEVIDVICKSDCSLNLHHYTALIDGLIKREKIDEARRLFDQILPNVVAYNSMIMGYFKYGKMMEAMELITRMRRDGMRPSGAISTTLIRGARQAGNWDIALEIFDADGHALNVIQFNALINGLIKSGRWDDAKRLFDEISDKGLVPDPITYNTMISGYCKHGKLEEATELIRRMKHEGMEPDSYTYTSLIHASCRAGNSDAAQDIFNAIRKSGQSPDIFQFNALISGLIKNGKLDDAKRLFDEIQNMGLVADVVTYNIVINALCKHEMLSEARALFYELESKGCSPDSVMFNTVITGFLQLNKVKDAVPLLESMLDRKFTPDSGVKHRLHRVLARADGRKALQPLLDTYGENIFE; encoded by the coding sequence ATGAACGTCGGAGCAAAACCTTCTCATCGCTCCCTCTCTTCACTCTCCTCGCTTTTCAAATCGAGGATCCAAAAGAACGTACACAGAAACACAGTTCTGATCCAAAGCGAGCTTGAAGTTGAGGTGCGCCGAGAATGCAAGACCGGTCAACTAAAGCTCGAAAAAGCTCTGCTTTACTTCGAGAAACTCGTGGAGACAAGACCCATGCCTTTGGTCGAGACATTTAATCACCTGTTAGCTTCCGTCATGAAGCTTAGAGAAGCTTCGGAAGTGATCTCTATGTACAAGAGGATGAAACATCACGGCGTTGATTCTGGTCCGTACACTTCCAACATTTTGATTAACGCATTTCGCCATTTGGGGAAAATCGATTACGCGTTTTGCGTTCTGAGTGATTTCATGAAGAGAGGCTTGGAGCCTGACTTGGTGACGGTTGATAGTTTGGTGTGTGGTTTGTGTTCTCAAGGGAGAGTGATAGATGCAGTTaaggtgttcgacgaaatgTCTGAGAGAGGGGTTAAGAGTGATGTGACTCTCTATGGGACTATCATCGGTAAGCTTTGCGGGGCTGGCGAAACGGGCATGGCTGTGGGTTTGCATAGAAGGATGATTGCTGCTGGCTACGAGGGGAACGCCGTCACTTACGGGTTTATAATCAGCTCCTTTGTTAAGAACAAGTCGATCGATGAAGCAATGGCGGTGTTTGGAGAAATGAAGGTGAATGGAGTTTCTCCCAACGTTTTATCTTTTGGAATGATTATCCATGGTTTGAGTAGCTTGGGGAGGTTGAAGGAGGCGCGTGGATGTTTCGATGAGATGATTGCTCAAGGGATCTCTCCCGGTCTCGTTGTTTATAACTCTCTCATCTATGGATTGTGCAAAGAAGGAATGTGGGACGATGTTGCAGAGATGATCAATGAAATGGTGAGCAGAGGGATACCACCGGATGTTTGCACTTACAACACTCTGATAAGTCGTCTCTGCAAAGACAATAAGCTGAGTGAAGCGATTGATGTGTATGGCTCAATGATTGATAAAGGTCCGGAGCCTAACTTACAGACGTATAACTCGCTGTTGGATGGTTTATTCACAGGGTGTAGGCTTATAGACGCAACTAAACTGTTCGAGTCGATGAGGCATGAGGAGATTGAGCTTAATGTAGTTACTTACAACATAATGATCAGTGGGTATTGCAAGTATGGGAAACTTGAGGAAGCCTTCGAGCTTATAAGGGAAATGAACTGTAAAGGGTTGAAGGCAGATAGCTATACATGTATGTCACTGATCCGCTTTGTTAACAAAGCTGGAGACTCAGAAGTTGCCAAAGAAGTGATCGATGTGATATGCAAGTCTGATTGCTCTCTAAACCTACATCATTACACTGCTCTAATTGATGGTCtgattaaaagagaaaaaatagaTGAAGCAAGAAGACTATTTGATCAAATCTTGCCAAATGTTGTAGCGTACAACAGTATGATCATGGGCTATTTCAAGTATGGTAAAATGATGGAAGCCATGGAGCTCATAACAAGAATGAGACGTGATGGGATGAGACCAAGCGGTGCTATATCCACGACGCTAATACGTGGTGCAAGACAAGCCGGAAACTGGGACATTGCCTTGGAGATCTTTGATGCAGATGGTCATGCTTTAAACGTAATTCAGTTCAACGCTCTCATCAATGGTCTGATAAAAAGTGGTAGATGGGATGATGCAAAGAGACTCTTTGATGAAATATCGGACAAGGGTTTGGTGCCTGATCCAATTACGTACAATACAATGATCAGTGGCTATTGCAAACATGGAAAGCTAGAAGAAGCCACTGAGCTTATAAGACGCATGAAACATGAGGGGATGGAACCAGACAGTTATACATATACTTCACTGATACACGCTTCTTGCCGAGCTGGAAATTCAGATGCTGCTCAAGATATCTTCAATGCAATACGCAAGTCTGGTCAATCTCCCGACATATTTCAGTTCAATGCTCTCATCAGTGGTCTGATTAAAAATGGGAAGCTGGATGACGCAAAGAGACTCTTTGATGAAATCCAGAACATGGGATTGGTGGCAGATGTGGTAACATACAATATAGTTATCAATGCCCTCTGCAAACATGAGATGCTATCAGAAGCCAGAGCATTGTTCTATGAATTAGAATCAAAGGGTTGTTCACCTGATTCTGTTATGTTCAACACCGTTATAACTGGCTTCCTTCAACTGAACAAGGTTAAAGATGCTGTCCCGCTTCTTGAGAGCATGCTCGATAGGAAATTCACCCCAGACAGTGGGGTTAAACACAGACTGCATCGAGTTCTTGCTCGTGCTGATGGTCGTAAAGCTCTTCAGCCACTTCTAGACACTTACGGAGAGAACATTTtcgagtga
- the LOC103870878 gene encoding UDP-glycosyltransferase 84A1 produces the protein MELESSSHSSPVHVMLVSFHGQGSVGPLLRFGKLIASKGTVVTFVTTEYWGKKMRQANQIVEGELKPAGSGSIRFEFFDDGCAEDDVRRGTTLYMPRLEQTGKREVSKLVRRYEEKKEPVSCLINNPFIPWVGDVAEELNIPCAVLWIQSCACFSAYYHYQNGSVPFPTESAPELDVKLPCAPVLKHDEIHTFLHPSSPFTGMRDAILGQFKNLSKSFCVLINSFDALEQEVIDHMSKLFPIKTIGPVFKLAKTVISDVSGDFCKPSDQCLDWLDSRPESSVVYISFGTVAYLKQEQMEEMAHGVLKSGLSFLWVIRPPLPDLKLETHVLPQELKEASGKGLGKIVEWCPQEQVLAHSSVACFVTHCGWNSTTEALTSGVPVVCFPQWGDQVTNAVYLIDVFKTGVRLGRGAADERIVPREDIAEKLLEATVGEKAKELRKNALKWKAEAEAAVAPGGSSEKNLREFVEKLGVISG, from the coding sequence ATGGAGTTGGAATCTTCTTCACATTCGAGTCCAGTTCATGTAATGCTCGTGTCTTTTCACGGACAAGGCAGCGTCGGTCCTCTTCTTCGTTTCGGCAAGCTAATTGCTTCAAAGGGAACAGTCGTTACGTTCGTCACTACGGAGTACTGGGGGAAGAAAATGAGACAAGCCAACCAGATCGTCGAAGGTGAGCTTAAACCGGCTGGTTCCGGCTCAATCCGGTTTGAGTTTTTCGACGATGGATGTGCAGAAGATGATGTCCGGAGAGGTACCACCTTGTACATGCCACGGCTAGAACAAACCGGGAAACGAGAAGTATCGAAACTCGTGAGGAGATACGAGGAAAAGAAAGAACCCGTCTCTTGTCTGATCAATAACCCGTTTATCCCGTGGGTCGGGGACGTGGCGGAAGAGTTAAACATTCCGTGCGCAGTGCTCTGGATACAATCTTGTGCTTGTTTCTCTGCTTATTATCATTACCAAAATGGCTCTGTTCCTTTCCCAACCGAATCAGCTCCTGAGCTCGATGTAAAGCTCCCATGCGCTCCTGTCTTAAAGCACGACGAGATCCATACCTTTCTCCATCCTTCTTCTCCATTCACCGGAATGCGAGACGCGATTCTTGGGCAGTTTAAGAATCTTAGTAAGTCCTTTTGTGTTCTAATCAATTCCTTCGACGCTTTGGAACAAGAAGTGATCGATCACATGTCGAAACTCTTTCCAATAAAAACCATTGGACCGGTTTTTAAACTCGCTAAGACGGTGATCTCCGATGTAAGCGGCGACTTCTGCAAACCCTCGGATCAATGCCTCGACTGGTTAGACTCGAGGCCAGAATCGTCAGTTGTCTACATCTCTTTCGGGACGGTTGCGTATTTGAAGCAAGAACAGATGGAAGAGATGGCTCATGGAGTTTTGAAATCGGGTTTATCGTTCTTGTGGGTGATACGACCTCCATTACCAGATCTGAAGCTGGAGACTCATGTCCTGCCTCAGGAGCTGAAAGAAGCGAGTGGTAAGGGATTAGGGAAGATTGTGGAGTGGTGTCCACAAGAGCAAGTGCTGGCTCATTCTTCAGTGGCGTGTTTTGTCACTCACTGCGGATGGAACTCGACAACCGAGGCTTTGACTTCGGGGGTTCCGGTGGTTTGTTTTCCGCAGTGGGGAGATCAAGTTACCAACGCGGTTTATCTTATTGATGTCTTCAAGACGGGAGTGAGGCTTGGCCGTGGAGCGGCGGACGAGAGGATTGTGCCGAGGGAGGACATAGCGGAGAAGCTTTTAGAAGCGACGGTTGGGGAGAAAGCGAAGGAGCTGAGGAAGAATGCTTTGAAATGGAAGGCGGAGGCGGAAGCAGCTGTGGCTCCGGGGGGTTCGTCCGAAAAGAATCTCCGGGAGTTTGTGGAGAAGTTAGGCGTGATCAGTGGCTGA